The following are encoded together in the Strongyloides ratti genome assembly S_ratti_ED321, chromosome : 2 genome:
- a CDS encoding HBS1-like protein: MSKNKTNKYYDYDDIYDYDDEDYYDDDDSYPTPKPKQAPVKKANTSNIKIDNNKKNDNIISKMTNVSISKTDSQKVSQSSTSKTLTPKEIMLSTQPKYNKKIKQTNEKETLNLIIAGHVDAGKSTIMGHLLFQCGNIDKKTMHKYKKDSEKIGKSSFAFAWALDQTTEERERGITIGAGRASFQTKSKNVIVLDAPGHKDFVPNMISSATQADAAILVINATKGEFETGLNEGGQTREHAILLGHLGISNLIVAVNKLDTVNWDEIRFKEIISIIDDFLKNDVNIKNISYIPISGLEGINLVEKPINHPLSKWYHDNSLLEAIDSISVKQRDIDKPLRIVINSVFNSTSTSVVVGAKIESGFVEKNEKLFIIPLYCQCTVKNITLDDSSSPLNTPVFAGEQIIITLAGTFEENSISNGFVLCRGGSEALIPISKFTATINIFDIQTPIIKGTRCELFAHSLCVPCNIKKLKKSIDKKHNIEKEKPRMLLKNSLAIVQIATDSPVNLEEFNKCQALGRFSLRASGQTIAAGIIESCN; the protein is encoded by the exons ATGTCAAAAAACaaaactaataaatattatgattatGATG ATATATATGATTATGACGATGAAGATTATTATGACGATGATGATTCTTATCCTACACCTAAGCCAAAACAGGCACCTGTAAAGAAAGCTAATACTAGTAATATAAAGATTgacaacaataaaaaaaatgataatattatatctaaAATGACAAATGTTTCTATATCAAAAACTGATTCTCAAAAAGTATCACAATCATCGACTAGTAAAACGTTAACACCCAAAGAAATTATGTTATCCACACAAccaaaatacaataaaaaaattaaacaaacaaatgaaaaagaaacaCTTAATCTTATTATAGCAGGACATGTTGATGCTGGTAAGAGTACAATAATGggtcatttattatttcaatgtggaaatattgataaaaaaacaatgcataagtataaaaaagattctgAAAAAATAGGTAAAAGTTCTTTTGCATTTGCCTGGGCACTTGATCAAACAACAGAGGAAAGAGAACGTGGTATTACAATTGGTGCAGGTAGGGCATCTTTTCAAACTAAgtcaaaaaatgttattgtCCTTGATGCACCTGGACATAAAGATTTTGTTCCTAATATGATTAGTAGTGCAACACAGGCTGATGCTGCAATACTTGTTATTAATGCTACAAAAGGTGAATTTGAAACTGGTTTGAATGAGGGAGGACAAACTAGGGAGCATGCTATACTACTAGGACATCTTGGAATTAGTAATTTGATAGTTGCTGTTAATAAACTTGATACAGTTAATTGGGATGAAATTAGATTCAAAGAAATTATTAGCATCATAGAtgactttttaaaaaatgatgttaatattaaaaacatttcttATATTCCAATTAGTGGTTTAGAAGGAATTAATTTAGTTGAAAAACCAATAAATCATCCTTTAAGTAAATGGTATCATGATAACTCACTTTTGGAAGCAATAGATTCTATTTCTGTAAAACAAAGAGATATTGATAAACCATTAAGAATTGTTATAAATAGTGTATTTAATTCTACCTCAACATCAGTTGTTGTTGGAGCTAAAATTGAATCTGgttttgttgaaaaaaatgaaaaattatttataattccTTTATATTGTCAATGTactgttaaaaatattacattagATGATTCCTCATCACCATTAAATACTCCTGTATTTGCTGGagaacaaataattattacatTAGCAGGAACTTTTGAAGAAAATTCTATTTCTAATGGTTTTGTATTATGTCGAGGTGGTTCAGAAGCATTAATTCCAATATCAAAATTTACAgctacaataaatatttttgatatacaAACACCCATTATAAAAGGAACTCGTTGTGAATTATTTGCCCATTCTCTTTGTGTACCATgcaatatcaaaaaattaaaaaagtcaattgataaaaaacataatatagaaaaagaGAAACCAAggatgttattaaaaaatagtttgGCAATTGTTCAAATTGCTACTGATTCTCCTGTTAATTTAGAggaatttaataaatgtcaGGCGTTAGGACGTTTCTCATTACGTGCCTCTGGGCAAACTATAGCTGCTGGTATTATTGAATCTTgcaattaa
- a CDS encoding rRNA-processing protein FCF1 homolog produces the protein MVTKFAKNRVKLIKATDERINEEKRKKNEKKDDGKTIKLVEAPTVSSAMFLRYNTQLGPPFHVIIDTNFINFSVKNKIELMKGLMDCLYAKTIPYVTDCVFGELEKNGNRFKVALKILKDSRVKRLKCTHKGIYADDCIVDRIKQHKCYIVATCDKDLKNRIRKIPGVPIMYIANYRYTIERMPDAFGAKT, from the exons atggTAA CTAAATTTGCTAAAAACAGAGTCAAACTTATAAAGGCAACAGATGAAAGAAT aaatgaagaaaaaagaaagaaaaatgaGAAAAAGGATGATggtaaaacaattaaattggTAGAAGCTCCAACAGTATCAAGTGCCATGTTTTTAAGATATAACACTCAACTTGGACCACCATTTCATGTTATTATTGAtactaattttatcaatttttcggtaaaaaataaaatagaattaATGAAAGGCTTAATGGATTGTTTATATGCTAAAACTATACCATATGTCACAGATTGTGTTTTTGGggaattagaaaaaaatggaAATCGTTTTAAAGttgctttaaaaattttaaaagattctagagtaaaaagattaaaatgtACACATAAAGGTATATATGCCGATGATTGTATTGTAGATAGGATAAAGCAacataaatgttatattgtTGCTACATGTgataaagatttaaaaaatagaatacGAAAAATTCCTGGTGTACCTATTATGTATATTGCAAATTATCGTTATACTATCGAAAGGATGCCTGATGCTTTCGGAGCCaaaacataa
- a CDS encoding Pleckstrin homology domain-containing protein has product MHRQPSILDSMRLRSSEKNKKVPLRLCSEWRFDSSTLIYGTLTVAVSKNILTRSRSNFKERFIVINNNNQLLIYTNMEEGYVVNIKYIKQIKEKFHKDLDLSQRVSKWYTEFIIISSNPISPEYVSIKINESENIDEWRKILKKTSNNDVYLNVNIANMSLPPMCTNKTKSSKKSLSRLHLYQTYAFDRKNSTSSLRNSVTEIFRKSLIFQKKSCSSSDNLFTSSFYNMSATKSLNFSDDVFEETYNRPLIETGEKESEKFAISYDKVSKDSGVSINNSTENLTGENQSKNEMYDGIFHYELLSPNVAKKLASLKSNNLPLFTVEMGLSMLNIKTNKN; this is encoded by the exons ATGCATAGGCAGCCATCAATACTTGATAGTATGAGACTCAGAAGCtcagaaaaaaataaa aaagtTCCGCTTCGTTTGTGTAGTGAATGGCGCTTTGACTCATCAACATTAATTTATGGTACTTTAACAGTTGCTGTGAGTAAAAATATTCTCACACGATCAAgaagtaattttaaagaaagatttatagttattaataataataatcaattattaatatatacaaatatggAAGAAGGTTATgttgtaaatattaaatatataaaacaaataaaagaaaaatttcaCAAAGATTTAGATTTATCTCAAAGAGTTTCTAAATGGTATACTGAATTCATAATTATTTCTAGTAATCCAATATCTCCTGAATatgtttcaataaaaattaatgaaagtGAAAATATTGATGAATGGAGgaaaattcttaaaaaaacatCTAACAATgatgtttatttaaatgttaatattgCCAATATGTCTTTGCCACCAATGTGtacaaataaaacaaaat catcaaaaaaatcattatccCGTTTACATCTCTATCAAACATACGCTtttgatagaaaaaattcTACCAGTTCATTAAGGAATAGTGTTACagaaatttttagaaaatcattaatatttcagAAGAAGTCTTGTTCATCTagtgataatttatttacttcATCATTCTACAATATGTCAGCAAcaaaatcattaaatttttcagaTGATGTTTTTGAAGAAACATATAATCGACCATTAATTGAAACTGGAGAAAAAGAATCTGAAAAATTTGCAATATCATATGATAAAGTATCTAAAGATTCTGGAGTTTCAATTAATAATTCTACAGAAAATCTTACAGGTGAAAATCAATCTAAAAATGAGATGTATGATGGAATATTTCATTATGAATTACTATCTCCAAATGTAGCAAAAAAATTAGCATCACtaaaatcaaataatctTCCTCTTTTTACAGTTGAAATGGGATTATcaatgttaaatattaaaacaaacaaaaattaa